A window of the Brassica napus cultivar Da-Ae chromosome C5, Da-Ae, whole genome shotgun sequence genome harbors these coding sequences:
- the LOC125587682 gene encoding MLO-like protein 14 produces MREENDYGAEPRERTLGLTPTWSVATVLTVFVVVSLIVERSIHRLSNWLRKTKRKPLFAALEKMKEELMLLGFISLLLTAISSTIANICVSSSFYDNRFVPCSRSEIIEEHDSTISSVKRTRLTRSPFFHILRRRLVGIGETTCSEGHEPFVSYEGMEQLHRFIFIMAVTHVTYSCLTMLLAIVKIHRWRIWEDEAQMDRNDCLTGEHIVLSTPFRLAQKIPTLL; encoded by the exons ATGAGAGAAGAAAATGATTATGGAGCAGAACCAAGGGAGAGAACGTTGGGTCTAACACCAACTTGGTCCGTTGCTACAGTTTTGACTGTCTTTGTAGTTGTTTCTTTGATTGTTGAGCGTTCCATTCATCGGCTTAGTAAC TGGTTGCGGAAAACAAAGAGGAAACCTTTGTTTGCTGcattagagaaaatgaaagaag AGCTGATGCTGCTCGGattcatatctcttcttcttacAGCTATCTCTAGCACAATAGCTAACATATGCGTTTCTTCAAGTTTCTACGACAACAGATTTGTCCCATGTTCCCGGTCTGAGATCATTGAGGAACATGATAGTACTATTTCATCTGTCAAACGGACTCGGTTGACGAGATCTCCTTTCTTCCACATCTTGAGGAGAAGATTGGTTGGCATTGGCGAGACTACTTGCAGTGAG GGACATGAGCCATTTGTTTCATATGAAGGCATGGAACAATTGCATCGCTTCATATTTATAATGGCAGTCACACATGTAACTTACAGCTGCTTGACTATGCTCCTTGCAATCGTGAAG ATTCATAGATGGAGGATCTGGGAAGACGAGGCTCAGATGGATCGAAATGATTGCTTAACAGGTGAGCACATAGTGTTATCTACTCCTTTCAGATTAGCACAAAAGATTCCTACTCTATTATAA